In Lepus europaeus isolate LE1 chromosome 9, mLepTim1.pri, whole genome shotgun sequence, the following are encoded in one genomic region:
- the LOC133766663 gene encoding vomeronasal type-1 receptor 90-like — protein sequence MSENKRLFNFTAIRNAFFSEVSIGITANALLLLFHVLWFFLKHRPRPTDLAIGHLALIHLLMLITVGVIATDIIETQELWDDITCKAVIYLHQVMRGLSLGTTCLLSVLQAITLSPRSSWLAKFKHSPSYYNMCGFLLLWVFNLSISARLLISTVATKNRTSHNLMSVTKSCSLLPLSQVFRLTFSMLGIFRDVSLTGLMAVSSGYMVTLLCRHKRQFQHLHSTNLSPRASPEYRATRTILLLMSIFVLLYLLDCVVFSFLGMWWKIDPVHLCLQILVGNGYATIGPLVLISTENRMIKLFKSMWEKESKCLLVQE from the coding sequence ATGAGTGAAAACAAAAGACTTTTTAACTTTACTGCCATAAGAAATGCCTTTTTCTCTGAAGTCAGCATTGGGATCACAGCCAACGCCTTGCTTCTTCTCTTCCACGTCCTCTGGTTCTTTCTCAAGCACAGGCCCAGGCCCACAGACTTGGCCATTGGGCACCTGGCCCTCATCCACCTGCTGATGCTGATCACTGTGGGGGTCATAGCCACAGACATTATTGAGACTCAGGAGTTATGGGACGACATCACATGTAAAGCTGTCATCTACTTGCACCAGGTGATGCGGGGCCTCTCCTTGGGCACCACCTGCCTGCTGAGTGTCCTCCAGGCCATCACCCTcagccccaggagctcctggtTGGCGAAGTTCAAACACTCACCCTCTTATTACAACATGTGTGGGTTTCTCTTGCTATGGGTCTTCAATTTGTCCATCAGCGCTCGTCTCCTAATCTCCACTGTTGCCACCAAAAATCGTACATCCCACAATCTTATGTCTGTCACTAAATCCTGCTCTCTCTTGCCCCTGAGTCAGGTGTTCAGACTCACATTCTCTATGTTGGGGATCTTCCGGGATGTCTCCCTTACAGGGCTCATGGCCGTCTCAAGTGGGTACATGGTGACTCTCCTGTGCAGGCACAAGAGACAGTTCCAGCACCTTCACAGCACCAACCTGTCTCCAAGAGCCTCCCCAGAGTACAGGGCCACCCGCACCATCCTGCTGCTCATGAGCATCTTTGTGCTCCTGTACTTGTTGGACTGTGTCGTGTTCTCATTCTTAGGGATGTGGTGGAAAATTGACCCAGTTCACCTCTGCCTTCAGATCTTAGTGGGCAACGGCTATGCCACCATTGGACCTCTGGTGCTCATCAGTACTGAAAATCGAATGATCAAGCTTTtcaaatccatgtgggagaaggaAAGTAAGTGTCTACTTGTTCAGGAATAA